Genomic window (Culex pipiens pallens isolate TS chromosome 3, TS_CPP_V2, whole genome shotgun sequence):
ccaagaagtgggaagtattgtaatcgatctataatttattttcatttaataattaatttatatttgagGTATTAGAAATTAACATATCTAAAAAGAGGGTTGAAATCAGGATTACCATAACTcatcgctaacatttcaataaccgctatgtctcacgcaaacCTACGtttatgatgctttttgaaatgttagcgacgaattatcaataattatgaatggcacttgccaaataatattgaatattcttactccgatattatcgcTGCGCATCAAAGGTTCGcaatctcggaacttccattgGGTTGCTATTctgattcacaaaatttcacccacttctgacgcaatgtttcgtcacgtggaaaacaaaaaagacctcttTTGGCcacccatcgtttagtctatgAACAAAAAAAGCACGAAGCATTTAATTTTTCTGCAAAAACTTTAGCAtaaacagatccaaaatgtttcaaaacaagtcagTTCAGCAGCAATGAATATGTCACGCtggagcttgaacatagccttctactttgtttatgtttacagctgtagtgcagttgtagtATAGTAGGCAGTAGgaagcattcgaaaatcacgttacgcattctgtcttttcagcacccaggtccgAAATCAGTCATCAGAAATTCGGTCTTGTACGCATTCTTGCattttctcaagattttttCAATCTTGACTAATTTAACCCAAACTTAAGTAATTCCTCGTGCGCGTGCACTTTCTAACACCGAAAAACGCACCCAGCTGTCAAAGTTTGCGTTCGACTGCTTCCGTCTTTCATCGTCCGTCGTCCGTCGACGTTCTTTTCGAGTACATTTGCCAAGATGGTAGGTTGTGTTTTGTGCTTTTTCGATGATTTTATCGTGATTTTCCGGCTCAAATGCGACCGTAACCGGGCTTAAAGTGTGAATTACGGCTGTGGCTTGTTGAAGAGATGAAATTTTGGTGTGGATCTATGtttttattgtcaaaattggctgaaattgaGGCCGGAACACGAAACGTCAAAACAACAGTCCcgacgaagaaattgtttatggACCGGGTTTCTCTGATGTGGCCAAGctaaacttgattggaatcgtAATGATAACGAGTGCCTTGATTGGGCCTAAAAGTGttacttgaaaaaaattaaaaattttgattttctcagTTAATTAAAGAAGTGAGCCGCAAGTTGTTTGGTTTAACCTCAAAAGAGTCCAGGGCCGGATTGTGGTGGTTTTCGCATTTGAGCCAAGAACAAAATCATCTCAAAAGTATCTTGAACTAATGACGATCTCCGTCCGTTTCAGCCTCCGAAGAAGGACACCAAGGGAGCGGCAAAGCAGCCGCAAAAGACCCAGAAGAAGAAGGAGGGGTCCGGCGGCGGCAAGGCCAAGAAGAAGAAGTGGTCCAAGGGAAAGGTTCGCGACAAGCTGAACAACCAGGTCCTGTTCGATAAGGCCACCTACGAGAAGCTCTACAAGGAAGTGCCCGCCTACAAGCTGATCACCCCGTCCGTCGTGTCCGAACGTCTGAAGATTCGCGGATCGCTGGCCAAGCGCGGCCTTCGGGAGCTGTGCGTCAAGGGTGAGTTTCCCGTCGGAGGTGTTCCCGCATCAATTTGTCTAATTGTTTGTTTCTCGTTTGTGTTTGCAGGACTGATCAAGCAGGTCGTTCACCACCACGCTCAGGTCATCTACACCCGCACCACCAAGGGAGACGATCCGGTGGCGTAAGCTTGGGATTTATCAATCCTGTGTGTATTTGTTGAACTGGCGCGCGGAGGTAGGTTAAGGCGGAACATTTTTTTCCCGGGTGTGTGTACCATCCACAAGAGAATGTCAAAGAGGacggagcaaaaaaatatacttaCTGCTAAGTAAAGAAAGCCTGAAGAGCTCTGGTTTGCGTTTGTTTGTGTTATGCTGTGAAGAACTCGATGACCACGTCCTCACAAAGAAACTGTTGCCAGTCGGGAGTGCACTGGCATAATTTGGAGATCCTGAGTAGTGTACGGTTAGCATATCAACTACGGGATGGAAAACAACGTTTACAGTAACTTggtaattcaagcaaaacaatgtgatTGGGCCAATGTGAGTTTGCTAACGAAGAGTTTATCCCACTCACTCTTGATGTAATAATCCACCAACATGGACGGGATATATCTTGTTTACAAACTACTGTTCCAAAGTACTTATTTGAAGTTCACATCTGTGTTTGGGAAGCGCTTTTTTCGGAGAGCAATTTTATGCATTATAGGTACCTGGTGTATTTGACCCAAATCTTTATCATAATGAATCAAAagatttgtatttatttaaaactaagtttatcaaacaaaagcTACATCTAAcattaaacaacaacaatgccaattAATCCATtataaagagagagagagagcttaATTCCAAGGATTACATCAGCGCAAAATTACGATTCTGTTTAATTTTGTCACATTGCTTGAATATTTGAAAGACGATTTCAGCTTCAGTTTGGCTAGAGTTTTTTTacggtaaatatttttaaatgttaaatcaaattcattaagtcatttcaaatatgtttcaacaattttcgTTCCCTTAAACTTTTGTGTAATTATGGGTACATAActatagataaagcttgattttaacagggctgcggagtcgggtcatatttcaagcgactccaactccgactccggctttctgagttaagccgactccgactccggctttccacaaattgctgactccggctccgactccgactccggccttccaactctagccgactccgactccagctttccacaaattgttgactccgactccgacacctaatctttatttaaaatattttaaaaatttgaataaatcacatcactcacatttcagttcacacttgcgcgaatactgtaaaccggggtgacatttatgTTCGGGGTGTTTCGCAAAGTTATAAATACGAATTATTTATACTAACTGAATGGTATGGAACCATACTAAgcttggtagataagtgttcgttgttctatgttacatgttttcagcgttatataaacaaaaatcataaatatcttcagatttaaacgcattttcagcacaacaattttctaaataaatttaaattttgttgtttaaaaaattggaactttttatttaattactttaaattcactttcatttttttttaaatttatatgctagctaactaatttttaattgtactttttttttaatgaaatattaaaagaaagttaGCCTTCATGATTGAATTGAcatataaaatcaatttgcataattttaggctgaaattttgaagaaacacagtaactatcaaagataccctggttttgaaatagacaattttcaaagtcacttttttttaaatctcttttgaatttaattcagaGGACGTACATGGAAATTGtgtgatccagcccagtacacactttaaacatataaataatgagaaaaatctaaaatttgaaaaataaattaaaattatagcaATTATATCACCCCGATTTAAGGGCTCAAATCAGCCGGGGAAGTTGTTCTCTTCTTCTTCACAAAATGTTGCATGC
Coding sequences:
- the LOC120415928 gene encoding 40S ribosomal protein S25, which encodes MPPKKDTKGAAKQPQKTQKKKEGSGGGKAKKKKWSKGKVRDKLNNQVLFDKATYEKLYKEVPAYKLITPSVVSERLKIRGSLAKRGLRELCVKGLIKQVVHHHAQVIYTRTTKGDDPVA